GACATCTCCAGCACCACGTCCACACCCTCTCCCGCAGTGTGCGTCATCACCGCCTTTTCCACATCGTCCCCCATCGGGTCCAACAGCACATCCGCTCCCATCTGCTCCGCCAGCTGCAGCCGATAGGGATGTTTCTCCACCGCGAAAACCGTACTGGAATGGCACGCTTTGGCAATGCCGATGCTGAACAGTCCGAGCGGTCCGCACCCCATCACCGCTACCGTGCGCCCCTCCAGCGGACCCGCCAGCGCGGCGTGGACGGCGTTGCCCAGCGGGTCCTGAATGGCTGCTATCTCCACAGGGATTTGCGGTGGAGTAGGGCGGGCATTCGCCTCGGGGATGAGCACCAGCTCCGCCCACACCCCGTCGGTGTCTATTCCCAGGATGCGGGTGTTGCGACACACGTGCGCCTGTCCGTGACGGCATTGATAGCACACACCACACACGATGTGCGACTCGCTGGCGACTACATCGCCCACCCGGCGTTCAGTGACCCCCTCGCCAACGGCGATGACTTCACCTGCGAACTCATGACCCAGAATACGGGGCAGACGGATGCGATGCGCCGCCCAGTGGTCCCAGTGCCAGATGTGTACATCGGTGCCGCAGATCGACCAGGCAAGGGGCTTGACGAGGACGTAGTCTGGGGGAATAGTGGATGGGTCGGCAATATCTACCACCTCGCCCCCGGGTTCAGGGCGGGTCTTCATGATCGCACGCATAGGATCTTACTCCTTTCTACCGTTCTGACAGTTTCATTATATGCCTGAATCTGCTGCTCCCGCAAGCCCAATTGAACTTCTCCCTTTGCAGGACGTCTGGATAAATGAGTATGCAGAGGGAGGTGCCCTGAATGTACCGACGGAGATTGTGGATAACGGGGATGCTTTTGCTGCTGTCTGCGCTGATACTCGCAGCATGGCAAACGCCAGGCAAGCAGGTGCGGAACGTCATCCTCATTGGCTGGGATGGGGCGCAGCGCGAGCATGTGCGCGAGTGCCTGCAGCGTGGGGAGCTGCCGAACCTCGCGAGGCTGGCTTCTGAGGGCAAACTGGTGGCTATCGACATCCTGCGCACTACCGATACCAAAGCGGGATGGACGCAGATACTCACCGGCTACGAGCCGGAAAAGACCGGCGTTTTCAGTAACGGGCGATACCAGCCCATTCCGAAGGGATACACCGTTTTCGAGCGGCTGGAACAGCATTTTGGCGCAGACAACATCGCGACGGTAGCGGTCATCGGTAAGAAGGGCAACGTGGATGCCGACCCACCGACAAAGATACCAGCGGCTGCCATCGAACAGCGGGCACGCGCAGGACGTCCCCAGGCGCAACAGCGATTGCGACAGGGGCGGATTGTGGTGGAAAACGGTGTGCGCTATCTGGTGGAGCCCGGCAAGCCCTTCTACCACGCCGCGCAGAACATGGACGTGTTCATCAACGGGCTAATGCGCGACGACCTGGTGGGTGCGAAGACGCTGGAGATGCTGGAACGCTACAAGGACAAGCGCTTCTTCTTCTTTGTGCATTTCGCAGAAGTGGACCACAGCGGGCATCAGCACGGCGAGAACTCCAAAGAGTACAACGATGCGCTCATCTCCGGCGACCGATGGTTGGGCAGAATCGTGCAGAAACTGAAAGATCTGAAGCTGTACGATAAGACGCTCATCTACGTGACCGCCGACCATGGCTTTGACGAGGGGCTCAAGAGCCACAGCGACGCTCCCTACGTCTTCCTCGCGACCAACGACAAAGGCATTATGCGCCGCGGTACCCGCGCCGACATCGCCCCCACCATTCTGGAACGGTTTGGCGTGAACCTGAAGCGCATCGACCCACCTCTGGACGGTCACCCACTGACAAAGCCTTACAATCCGCCGATATGGTAGTTGCGCGAAACGGCTCGGCGGGAGCCGAGCCGTTTGGAAAGTTCTCCGCTCACCAGAAGGTTTGCGCGCCAGCACCATGCGAATTACTCAGCTAAGTCGTCGCGGGTTTCTCGCCGGTAGAGCCACCTTCCTGCTTCAACGTGCAGATGCCCAGCACCTTATACAACCCGCAATAGCCCACCGCGCTCGTGCCCAGCAGGACGAGCGCGAGGATGCCCAGCACCCAAGCCAGCGCGCCCTTCACCGTGCCCAGCGCAATCAGCACAGCGAATATCACGGCGACGATAAGGCGAATGACCCGGTCGGCGACGCCCATGTTCTTCTGCATGGTGCCTCCCTCCTTTACAGGATAGTGATTTACCCCACTATCCATATACGCACAAACGTTACACTGGTGTGCCTGCTTCCAGTTGCTCCGGCACCAGCGCACCCTTGCCGAAGATGATGGGGAAGGTCGAGCCATCGCTGAGGCGTCGCGTGCGCCCGTCCATGTAACAGACGCTGAAAGCGCGTCGGGGGATGTCTATGGTGTTCACCCCGGAGCCGTGCAGCAGCCAGTTGTGCAGCAGGATGGCTTCGCCCGCCTCCGCTTCCAGATACACCACTTTGTCTTCGGGGCAGTACATCGCCTCCTGCTCAGGGGTGATGGTGTGTCCCCACTCGCTGAGCAGCCCCAACCGATGCGTGCCCGGCACCACGCGCACACAACCGTTCTCCTTCGTCGCAGGGTCCAGCGCTGTCCAGACAGTCACCACCGGGTCGCGGTCCAGCCCCCACTGCAAACCGGCATCCTGATGCCACGGCAGTATCGTGCCCTTCTGGGCGGGCTTGTTCATAAACATGGCACGGTAGCAGGCGATTGGTACGTGCGCCCCGTAGACGGTCGCGCAAATCTCGCGGAAAAGGGGTTTCTGCATGTAGCGCAGGAACACGGGGTCGTACTCCAGATTCTGGATTTTGCGGTAGTTGAGTGTTGCTCCCTTGAACCCAAGCGTCTGTTCAGGAGCGTCTTCATAACGTCCGGTGTCGCTGTCCAGCTGCATCAGCAGGCGGTCGTAATCGATGTTGGCTTTGCCCAGCATGATGTCGTCGATGCGCTGGCGCATCTGCTCCAGCTCCTCGTCACTCATCACCTTGCCCAGCCGTAGATAGCCGTTCTTGAAATACTCGCACCACTGTTCGTCGCTGATGAATTGAGTCGTCATGGCGTCCCTCCCGCTTGAATGTTTAGCTCTGCTACATCATCTTAACTGGAATCCTCAGTGAGTGTCAAGGAGGTGAAGGGCGGGCAGGAGGATAGTGTGTCGTGCGGTGGAATATATAATTCGGAGGTACGCAGTTGCGCTGAACACTTACGGGCTCGTGCTTGTGCAACGACCGTAGAGACAGTTTCCTGTCATGCTGCGCGAACGTGAAGCATCTCAGAGCCTCAACAGAGATTCTTCGCTTCGCTCAGAATGACAAATGGTGTGGTGTGACAACACAAAATCTCCGACAGTCTGTCAACTGCGTAACTAATAAGGGAGCAGAAGGCATTCGACGACCATACCGACCTCAATCTGTGGGCAGGAGGAAGTGATGATGAAAAACTGGGGATCACCTGTTCTTGTGTTGACCGTAGTTGTTCTGTTGACGGCAGGCTGCGGCAAGAAGGAACAGACCGCCACAACGCCTGCTACCAGCGAAGCGAAAAAGGTACGCATCGTACTGGTTACTAACGGCAGTTCCCCGTTTTGGGACCCCATGGAGGTGGGGATGCGCAAGGCAGCAGAAGAGCTCGGTTGTGAAGCCATCTCCCGCCGTCCAACCACCGATTCACCAGCGTTGCAACGCCAGATTATCGAGGAGTATCAGGCGCAGAAGGTGGATGGTATCGGCATCTCGGTCATCGAGTCCGATACTATCGGTCCCGTTATCGACGACCTGATGAACAGCGGCATTAAGGTCATCACCTTCGATTCGGACGCGGCGAACTCCAAGCGCATCGCCTACATCGGCACGAACAACTACGAAGCGGGCAAGGCGGCGGGCGAAGCGGCAAAGATACTGTTGCCAGAGGGGGGCAAGGTGTTCGGCTTCGTGGGCAATCAGAATGCCCCCAACGCCCGCGAGCGTATTGCTGGGTTCAAGGATGCAGTGAAGGGTACCAACATTGTTCTGGTCGACGTTTTTGACGACAATAAAGACCCCGCCAAAGCGCGCGCCAATGTGGAGAATGTGCTGCAGGCGCATAAAGACGTGAAGATGCTGCTGGGGCTGTTCTCCTATAACGGTCCGCAGATTGCCGCGGCGGTGAAAGAGGCAGGTGTGCGCGACCGAATCAAGATTCTCTGCTTCGATGCCGAACCCGAAACCATTAACCATCTCAAGCGCGGCGAGATCGACGCCACCGTGGTGCAGAAGCCGTATGAATTCGGCTATCGCTCGGTGCAGCTGCTTTACAAGATTATCACGCTGGGCGATGTGGACAGGGCACTGAAGGAGTTTGAACAAGAATCGGGCTACAAAGTCGCTCCGGGTAACGTCATCGATACAGGCGTGGAGATTATTACCCCGAAGAGCATCGAGGAGTACCTGAAGAAACTAGAGGAGCTGGGGATTAAGTCATCGTGAAGAGATAGACAGGAACTCTGCCAATAAGTTTTGGGGCTGAAGTAGCTGCCTAACTCGTACGCCAACGGTGGTGCGTTCACGGAGGACGGTGCGGATGCGCCCGATTCGAGTGTATGCTGACACGTCCATTTACGGCGGCTGTTTTGATGAGGAGTTCTCAGATGCCTCAACGCGCTTCTTTGAACGGGTGCGCTCAGGCAGGTTTCTGTTGGTTACATCGCCGTTAGTCGCCCAAGAGGTGGCTTTAGCGCCAAGGGAGGTTCTCGACCTGTTCACGAGCCTGCTCGCACGGATGCAGATTGTTCCAGTTACCAGCGAAGCGGAGAACCTACAACAGGCATACGTTGAGGCTGGCATCGTTCTCCCCTCTGCCAAGACAGATGCGTTGCACGTGGCTATCGCGACGGTTTCTGGGTGCTCAATGATTGTCAGTTGGAACTTTCGTCATATCGTTCATTTCCGTCGCATGGCGCAGTACAATCTGGTAAACTTGAGTCGGGGATACCCACAGATAGCCATCTTCTCGCCAGCGGAGGTGATTGAAGATGAGAACGAAGACCTTTGATTGCGTACAAATGAAGCGCGAAGCGGCGCAGAAACTGCTTCAACATTTGGAGACTCTGACCCCGGAGGAGCGAGTTCGCTTCTGGGAAGAGGCATACCAGAACCTGCTGAAGAAACAGCGAGAACAAGCGATGGCTGAGGCTGACAGTGCAGAGTAGAGTGGGCGGACGAAAAAGGCTGGGCGATAATGGCAGCTCAGCAGGAGGCTGGGTCTTCATGCTGTTTAGCTGGGCAGGGCGCATCTTGCGCACGCGCGAATTCGGCGTGGTGGTGGTGCTGATATTGCTGGTGCTGTTCATCAGCTCCACTGAAAAGGGCGACGCCTTTCTGGGCCCCATCAGCCTGCAGAACCTGTCGCGCCAGATTGCGCTGCTCGGCGTGTTCGCCATCGGTCAGGCGGTGGTGATTATCGCAGGCGGGATTGACCTGTCGGTGGGCACGCTTATCGGATTCACGGGCGTGCTGTGCGCGTGGCTGCTGGCGCGGGCGGGCTGGTCGCTGGGGGCAAGCGTTCTCGCGGTGCTGCTGCTCTCGGCGGCGGTAGGTGTCGTGCACGCATTGCTGATTAACCGCTTCCGCCTCCTGCCCTTCATCGTCACGCTGGGGTCGCTGTTCATCTTCCTGAGCGCGGGACAGCTGATGACCAATAACGTGCCCATCCCCGTCTCGCCGCAGGATTCGCCGTACTCGGAGGCGTTCCAGTTTCTGGGAAACGGCAAGATATGGAACGTGCCGGTGCCGGTGTATGTGTTGCTGGGAGTGCTTCTTGTGGTCTCTATCATCATGCATTTCACCGTCATCGGGAGACATATCTACGCGCTGGGCAACAACGAGGAAGCCACGCGCCTGTCGGGCATCAGCGTGTTGCGCACGCAGATGATTGCGTACGGGCTGTGCAGCCTGCTGGCGGGACTGGCGGGCATCCTGTATGCCTCCTACCAGCGACAGGGCATCCCCGGTAGCGGGCTATCTTATGAACTGAAAGCCATCGCGGCAGCGGTAGTGAGCGGCTGCAGCCTCAG
The sequence above is a segment of the Bacillota bacterium genome. Coding sequences within it:
- a CDS encoding type II toxin-antitoxin system VapC family toxin, giving the protein MRVYADTSIYGGCFDEEFSDASTRFFERVRSGRFLLVTSPLVAQEVALAPREVLDLFTSLLARMQIVPVTSEAENLQQAYVEAGIVLPSAKTDALHVAIATVSGCSMIVSWNFRHIVHFRRMAQYNLVNLSRGYPQIAIFSPAEVIEDENEDL
- a CDS encoding DUF2892 domain-containing protein, translating into MQKNMGVADRVIRLIVAVIFAVLIALGTVKGALAWVLGILALVLLGTSAVGYCGLYKVLGICTLKQEGGSTGEKPATT
- a CDS encoding alkaline phosphatase family protein, whose translation is MYRRRLWITGMLLLLSALILAAWQTPGKQVRNVILIGWDGAQREHVRECLQRGELPNLARLASEGKLVAIDILRTTDTKAGWTQILTGYEPEKTGVFSNGRYQPIPKGYTVFERLEQHFGADNIATVAVIGKKGNVDADPPTKIPAAAIEQRARAGRPQAQQRLRQGRIVVENGVRYLVEPGKPFYHAAQNMDVFINGLMRDDLVGAKTLEMLERYKDKRFFFFVHFAEVDHSGHQHGENSKEYNDALISGDRWLGRIVQKLKDLKLYDKTLIYVTADHGFDEGLKSHSDAPYVFLATNDKGIMRRGTRADIAPTILERFGVNLKRIDPPLDGHPLTKPYNPPIW
- a CDS encoding ABC transporter permease, with protein sequence MLFSWAGRILRTREFGVVVVLILLVLFISSTEKGDAFLGPISLQNLSRQIALLGVFAIGQAVVIIAGGIDLSVGTLIGFTGVLCAWLLARAGWSLGASVLAVLLLSAAVGVVHALLINRFRLLPFIVTLGSLFIFLSAGQLMTNNVPIPVSPQDSPYSEAFQFLGNGKIWNVPVPVYVLLGVLLVVSIIMHFTVIGRHIYALGNNEEATRLSGISVLRTQMIAYGLCSLLAGLAGILYASYQRQGIPGSGLSYELKAIAAAVVSGCSLSGGQGTVIGAVIGAALLNVILSGISFVIQQGASNWEGTVVGTILLITAVLNRLQQQWLAKRR
- the tdh gene encoding L-threonine 3-dehydrogenase encodes the protein MRAIMKTRPEPGGEVVDIADPSTIPPDYVLVKPLAWSICGTDVHIWHWDHWAAHRIRLPRILGHEFAGEVIAVGEGVTERRVGDVVASESHIVCGVCYQCRHGQAHVCRNTRILGIDTDGVWAELVLIPEANARPTPPQIPVEIAAIQDPLGNAVHAALAGPLEGRTVAVMGCGPLGLFSIGIAKACHSSTVFAVEKHPYRLQLAEQMGADVLLDPMGDDVEKAVMTHTAGEGVDVVLEMSGAPIAVKTGFRIARPGGRVTLMGIPSDPIEVDFAEDVIFKGPEVQGIVGRRLYQTWEQMQDLLVSGRLDVRPVITHTMGFSEIGRAMELIDTGTCAKVILRPD
- a CDS encoding phytanoyl-CoA dioxygenase family protein, which encodes MTTQFISDEQWCEYFKNGYLRLGKVMSDEELEQMRQRIDDIMLGKANIDYDRLLMQLDSDTGRYEDAPEQTLGFKGATLNYRKIQNLEYDPVFLRYMQKPLFREICATVYGAHVPIACYRAMFMNKPAQKGTILPWHQDAGLQWGLDRDPVVTVWTALDPATKENGCVRVVPGTHRLGLLSEWGHTITPEQEAMYCPEDKVVYLEAEAGEAILLHNWLLHGSGVNTIDIPRRAFSVCYMDGRTRRLSDGSTFPIIFGKGALVPEQLEAGTPV
- a CDS encoding sugar-binding protein — its product is MMKNWGSPVLVLTVVVLLTAGCGKKEQTATTPATSEAKKVRIVLVTNGSSPFWDPMEVGMRKAAEELGCEAISRRPTTDSPALQRQIIEEYQAQKVDGIGISVIESDTIGPVIDDLMNSGIKVITFDSDAANSKRIAYIGTNNYEAGKAAGEAAKILLPEGGKVFGFVGNQNAPNARERIAGFKDAVKGTNIVLVDVFDDNKDPAKARANVENVLQAHKDVKMLLGLFSYNGPQIAAAVKEAGVRDRIKILCFDAEPETINHLKRGEIDATVVQKPYEFGYRSVQLLYKIITLGDVDRALKEFEQESGYKVAPGNVIDTGVEIITPKSIEEYLKKLEELGIKSS